The genomic stretch ATGAGCTCCGATCTTTGGCAACGCTGCTGCGAACGTCTCGCGGCAGAGATGCCAGAACAGCAATTCAACACCTGGATCCGACCGCTGCCCGCCGGCGTCGTCTCGCATGCCGAGGCCGGCCAGGTGGTGTCCGTGCGGGTGCCGAACCGCTTCAAACTCGACTGGATCCGCAACCAGTACGCGCCCCGCATCGAGATGCTGCTGGCCGACCTTGCCGGCCAGCCGGTCAAGCTCGAACTGTCGCTGGCCCCCCGTGACGGTGCGCCGTCACGCCCGGCCGGCGGCACGGCCGACGCCGCGGTGTATGTCCATGCCACGGCCGCATCGCATGCACACGGCCACCACAACGGCATCGCGATCCATCACCCTCCCGCCCCCGCCACGGCGCCACCGCCACCCGTGGCAGCTGCCGCTGCGCAGCCGGCCGGCACGTCGGCCTGGTCGCGCAGCCGTTTGAACCCGAGCCTGACCTTCGACACCCTGGTGCCCGGGCGCGCCAACCAGATGGCGCGCACCGCCGCACTGCACGTCGCGGGGGCCCCCGGGCAGATGTACAACCCGTTGTTCATCTATGGCGGTGTCGGCCTGGGCAAGACCCATTTGATGAACGCGGTGGGCAATGCACTGCTGGCCGACAACCCGAATGCGCGCATCCTGTACCTGCACGCCGAGCAGTTCATCACCGACGTCGTCAAGAACTACCAGCGCAAGACCTTCGACGAGCTGAAGGCCAAATACCACCAACTCGACCTGCTGCTGATCGACGACGTGCAGTTTTTCGCCGGCAAGGAGCGCACGCAGGAAGAGTTCTTCAACGCCTTCGAGGCGTTGCTGGCCAAGCGGGCCCACATCATCATGACCAGCGACACCTATCCCAAGGGGCTGGCCGACATCGACGAGCGCCTCACCTCGCGCTTCGACTCGGGGCTGACGGTGGCCATCGAGCCGCCGGAGCTGGAGATGCGGGTCGCGATTCTGATCAAGAAAGCCGAAGCCGAGGCGACACAAATGCCCGAGGACGTGGCGTTTTTCGTCGCCAAGAACGTGCGGGCGAACGTGCGCGAGCTGGAAGGCGCGCTGCGCAAGATCCTGGCTTACTCGCGGTTTTCACACAAGGAAATCAACATCCAGCTGGCGCGCGACGCGCTCAAGGACTTGCTGTCGATCCAGAACCGGCAGATCTCGGTCGAGAACATCCAGAAGACGGTGGCCGATTTCTACAAGATCAAGGTCGCCGACATGTACTCGAAAAAGCGCCCCGCCAGCATCGCCCGGCCGCGCCAGATCGCGATGTACCTGGCCAAGGAGCTGACCCAGAAGAGCCTGCCTGAGATCGGCGAGCTGTTCGGCGGACGCGACCACACGACCGTGCTGCACGCGGTGCGCAAGATCGGCGGCGAGCGCACCAAGAACACCGAACTCAACCAGCAGCTGCACGTGCTGGAACAGACGCTGAAGGGTTGAGCGGTGCCGCGTGCCTCTGCAGCACCCCGGCCCTGCTGCCGCCCGATGACAAGCCTGGGGACAAGTTTCGAACAACACCCGGGTTGTCCACAGCGCGGCGGCGCCGGCCGAAGTTGTTGTGTTTTGCCACTCGCGCAATCGAGGGTTCGCTGCACAAGCTTGTCAGCCTGCTAAAGCCTTGACCGGACAAGACAAAATAGCGTTTTCCACAAAAACTCGGCCGACCTACTACGGCTACCACCCCAAGAGGTTCATATGATTGTGTTGAAAGCACCCCAGGAAAAAGTGCTCGGCGCCCTGCAAGCGGTCTCCGGCATCGTGGAGCGGCGTCACACCCTGCCCATCCTGGCCAACGTGCTGATCCGCAAGACTGGCAGCCAGGTGGAGTTCACCACCAGCGACCTCGAGATCCAGGTGCGTACCACCGCCGAGTTCGACGGCGATGCGGGCGACTTCAACACCTCGGTGGGTGCGCGCAAGCTGATCGACATCCTGAAGTCGCTGCCCGCCGACCAGACCATGTCGCTCAGCGCCAACCAGAACAAGCTGACGCTGCAGGGCGGCAAGAGCCGTTTCACGCTGCAGACGCTGCCGGCCGAAGACTTCCCGCTGGTGCAAGAGGCAGCCGACTTCGGCCCCGCCTTCGGCGTGCCCCAGAAGACGCTCAAAAGCCTGATCGGCCAGGTGCACTTCGCGATGGCGGTGCACGACATCCGCTACTACCTCAACGGCATCCTGTTCGTCGCCGAAGGCAAGCAGCTGACGCTGGTGGCCACCGACGGCCACCGCCTGGCGCTCGCCAGCGCCACGCTCGAGGTCGAGATGCCGCGCCAGGACGTGATCCTGCCGCGCAAGACCGTGCTCGAGCTGCAGCGCCTGCTGAAAGACGAAGACACGCCGATCGAGATGCGCTTTGCCGGCAACCAGGCCAAGTTCAGCTTCAGCGGCATGGAGTTCGTCACCAAGCTGGTCGAGGGCAAGTTCCCCGACTACAACCGCGTGATCCCCAAGAACCACAAGAACAGCGTGACGCTCGGCCGTGCGCCGCTGTTAGCCAGCCTGCAGCGCGCCGCCATCCTGACCAGCGAAAAGTTCAAGGGCGTGCGCCTGAACATCGAGCCGGGCACCTTGCGCATCGCCTCGAGCAATGCCGAGCAGGAAGAGGCCAAGGAAGAGCTCGAGATCGACTATGGCGGCGACACCATCGAGATCGGCTTCAACGTCACCTACCTGGTCGACGCGCTGGCCAACATGAGCCAGGACATGGTGCAGATCGACCTGCACGATGCCAACAGCTCTGCCCTGCTGACCATCCCCGAGCAGACCGGCTTCAAGTACGTGGTGATGCCCATGCGCATCTGACGACGACGACCCGCGGCCCACCGCCCGGCGTCGCGCCGGGTGCTGGGGCCCGCCGAACGACGCGCACCCCGATGGGCGCGCGCGTGAGCGGCACGAGGGCTCCCCGCCCCCTTCCCGCTTCAGCGTTTCCATAGGGCAACGGCGCTAACCCCGCCCTGCCCCGACCGAGAGAATCGAGACCCTTCATGAGCGACGACCAAGCCAAGGACCCCAACGCACAACCTGCCAATGCCGCGCCGGCACCCGCCGCGCCCGACACCGGTTACGGCGAGGCCAGCATCCAGATCCTCGAAGGCTTGGAGGCGGTGCGCAAACGCCCCGGCATGTACATCGGCGACACGTCCGACGGCACCGGTTTGCACCACCTGGTGTTCGAAGTGGTCGACAACTCGATCGACGAAGCGCTGGCCGGCCACTGCGACGACATCGTCGTGACCATCCACACCGACAACTCGATCAGCGTCATCGACAACGGCCGCGGCATCCCCACCGGCGTCAAGATGGACGACAAGCACGAGCCCAAGCGCAGTGCCGCCGAGATCGCGTTGACCGAGCTGCACGCCGGCGGCAAGTTCAACCAGAACAGCTACAAGGTGTCGGGCGGCTTGCACGGTGTGGGCGTCAGCTGCGTCAACGCGTTGAGCAAGTGGCTGCGGCTGACGGTGCGCCGCGAAGGCAAGGTGCACCTGCTCGAATTCCGCAAGGGCATTCCGCAAGACCGCGTGCTCGAGCAGCGCAACGGCTTTGAGGTCAGCCCGATGAAGATCGTCGGCGAAACCGAAAAGCGCGGCACCGAGGTGCACTTCCTGCCCGACGAGACCATCTTCACCAACATCGACTTCCATTACGACGTGCTGGCCAAGCGCCTGCGCGAGCTGAGCTTCTTGAACAACGGCGTCAAGATCCGGCTGGTCGACGAGCGCAATGCGAAGGAAGACAACTTCGCCTTCGCCGGTGGCGTCAAGGGTTTCGTCGACTTCATCAACCAGGGCAAGAAGGTGTTGCACCCCAACGTCTTCCACGCCATGGGCGAGAAGATGAGCGAGCACAACACCAACGTCGGTGTCGAAGTGGCGATGCAATGGAATGACGGCTACAGCGAGAACGTGCTGTGCTTCACCAACAACATCCCTCAGCGCGATGGCGGCACCCACTTGACCGGTTTGCGTGCGGCGATGACGCGGGTCATCAACAAATACATCGAAGACAACGAGCTGGCCAAGAAGGCCAAGGTCGAGGTCAGCGGCGACGACATGCGCGAAGGCCTGGCCTGTGTGGTGAGCGTCAAGGTGCCCGAGCCCAAGTTCAGCAGCCAGACCAAGGACAAACTGGTGTCGAGCGAGGTGCGTGCACCGGTCGAAGACATCGTGAGCCGCTTGCTGACCGACTGGCTGCTCGAAAACCCGACCGACGCCAAGATCATCTGTGGCAAGATCATCGAAGCGGCACGCGCGCGTGAAGCCGCCCGCAAGGCCCGCGAGATGACCCGCCGCAAGGGCGTGCTCGACGGCCTGGGCCTGCCCGGCAAGCTGGCCGACTGCCAGGAGAAAGACCCGGCGCTGTGCGAGATCTACATCGTCGAGGGCGACTCCGCCGGCGGCTCCGCCAAGCAGGGCCGCGACCGCAAGTTCCAGGCGATCCTGCCGCTGCGCGGCAAGATCCTGAACGTGGAGAAGGCGCGCTACGAGAAGCTGCTGAGCAGCAATGAAATCCTGACGCTGATCACCGCGTTGGGCACCGGCATCGGCAAGACCGGCGCGGGCAATGGCAGCGACGACTTCAACCCCGACAAGCTGCGCTACCACCGCATCATCATCATGACCGATGCGGACGTCGACGGTGCGCACATCCGCACGCTGCTGCTGACCTTCTTCTACCGCCAGATGCCCGAGCTGGTCGAGCGCGGCCACATCTACATCGCGCAGCCGCCGCTCTACAAGGTCAAGCAGGGCAAGCAAGAGCAGTATCTGAAGGACGCGCACGAGCTGGACGCGTTCATGCTGAAGGTGGCGTTGAACGACGCTGCCCTGCACACCGGCACCGGCGACACGGTGCTCAAGGGCGAGGCCTTTGAGCAGCTGGCCCGCCAGTACGTGCTGGCCGAGAACGTGATCGACCGGCTGGGCAACTGGATGGACGCCGAGGCGCTACGCGTGCTGGCGAGCGGCACCGAGATCAACCTCGACACGCTGGAGCAGGCCGAAGCGTCGGCGATCGCGCTCAAGGGTGCGTTGCATGGCGCTGAGGTGGCGGCCGAGTTCGACTCGCGCATGGACAAGCACATCCTGCGCATCAGCCGCAAGCACCACGGCAACGTGAAGAGCAGCATCATCAATGCCGACTTCGTGCATGGCGCCGACTATGAAGTGCTGAGCACCGCGGGCAAGACCTTCAAGGGGCTGCTGGGCACCGACGCCGTGATCAGAAAGGGCGAAGGCGAGAAGCAGAAGGAACAGAAGGTCAAGGACTTCCGCGAAGCGATGCAGTGGTTGATGACGCAGGCAGAAGGCAGCGTCGGGCGCCAGCGCTACAAGGGGCTGGGGGAGATGAACCCTGGGCAGCTGTGGGAGACC from Caldimonas brevitalea encodes the following:
- the dnaN gene encoding DNA polymerase III subunit beta, which codes for MIVLKAPQEKVLGALQAVSGIVERRHTLPILANVLIRKTGSQVEFTTSDLEIQVRTTAEFDGDAGDFNTSVGARKLIDILKSLPADQTMSLSANQNKLTLQGGKSRFTLQTLPAEDFPLVQEAADFGPAFGVPQKTLKSLIGQVHFAMAVHDIRYYLNGILFVAEGKQLTLVATDGHRLALASATLEVEMPRQDVILPRKTVLELQRLLKDEDTPIEMRFAGNQAKFSFSGMEFVTKLVEGKFPDYNRVIPKNHKNSVTLGRAPLLASLQRAAILTSEKFKGVRLNIEPGTLRIASSNAEQEEAKEELEIDYGGDTIEIGFNVTYLVDALANMSQDMVQIDLHDANSSALLTIPEQTGFKYVVMPMRI
- the gyrB gene encoding DNA topoisomerase (ATP-hydrolyzing) subunit B, coding for MSDDQAKDPNAQPANAAPAPAAPDTGYGEASIQILEGLEAVRKRPGMYIGDTSDGTGLHHLVFEVVDNSIDEALAGHCDDIVVTIHTDNSISVIDNGRGIPTGVKMDDKHEPKRSAAEIALTELHAGGKFNQNSYKVSGGLHGVGVSCVNALSKWLRLTVRREGKVHLLEFRKGIPQDRVLEQRNGFEVSPMKIVGETEKRGTEVHFLPDETIFTNIDFHYDVLAKRLRELSFLNNGVKIRLVDERNAKEDNFAFAGGVKGFVDFINQGKKVLHPNVFHAMGEKMSEHNTNVGVEVAMQWNDGYSENVLCFTNNIPQRDGGTHLTGLRAAMTRVINKYIEDNELAKKAKVEVSGDDMREGLACVVSVKVPEPKFSSQTKDKLVSSEVRAPVEDIVSRLLTDWLLENPTDAKIICGKIIEAARAREAARKAREMTRRKGVLDGLGLPGKLADCQEKDPALCEIYIVEGDSAGGSAKQGRDRKFQAILPLRGKILNVEKARYEKLLSSNEILTLITALGTGIGKTGAGNGSDDFNPDKLRYHRIIIMTDADVDGAHIRTLLLTFFYRQMPELVERGHIYIAQPPLYKVKQGKQEQYLKDAHELDAFMLKVALNDAALHTGTGDTVLKGEAFEQLARQYVLAENVIDRLGNWMDAEALRVLASGTEINLDTLEQAEASAIALKGALHGAEVAAEFDSRMDKHILRISRKHHGNVKSSIINADFVHGADYEVLSTAGKTFKGLLGTDAVIRKGEGEKQKEQKVKDFREAMQWLMTQAEGSVGRQRYKGLGEMNPGQLWETTMDPTVRRLLRVQIEDAIEADRVFTMLMGDEVEPRRVFIESNALRAANIDV